In Gracilibacillus salitolerans, the sequence CGATCTATCAGCAATTGTGTCCCAATATAACCAAAATCATATGCAGGTTGCATTACTACTGTTAGAAATGGATTAATTGCCGAATTTGGGTCCAGATCATCAAAACAAACGACAGATATCTCGTCAGGAACGTTTATATTTAGAGCATGCAGTGCTTTAACCATATCTATAGCGATGGAATTATTACTAGCAAATAAAGCTGTTGGGCGTTTGTTTTTTGGTAAATTTAATAATTTCATGACTATATGTTCCGCATCGTTATTACGATTATAATGTAGCTCATACATTAGTTCCTCATTCACTGTAAGCCCTAATAATTGGTGAACCTCTTTATAAGCTTCTTTCCGAGCTATGGCAGTAAATACATTGTTTGGACCGTTTATTAAAGCTATTCTTTTATGTCCACATTCAAATAGGTGATTTAAAAGCAATTTAGTTCCTGCATAATTATCACCCAGAACTTTATCAACTTTCGTTTTTGGTATATCGCGATCTACAAGTACGAAGGGAATTTTGTGTTTATTGAACAATTTAATGTGTTTGGATGAAGAGTTATTAGCAGGTGAAAATAAAACACCATCTGCCCCTGTAGAAATAATGACGTTTATATACTCTTTTTCTTTTTCGATATTTTCGTCAGTGTTACAAAGCATTAATTGATAGCCCAGTTCTCTTGCTTTATCTTCAGCTCCTCTGGCTAGTTTAGTGAAAAAAGGGTTAGCAATATCTGAAATGAGTAAAGTTAATAGTTTTGATTCTTTTAAAGTAAGTGATCTAGCGGATGAGTTTGGAATGTATTCGAGTTCATCTATAGCTTTATTTACCTTCTCGCGGATTGCTTCACTAGTATTACCTGTATTATTTATTACTCTTGAAACCGTCATTGGTGATACATTTGCTAATTTTGCAATGTCATATATCGTTACCATAATAGAATATTCACTCCTTAAGAATAAATATATTTTAACTTACTATAAAAATATTACTGAAAAATAAATTTTTGTTATTTTTGTGTTACCGGTAACATACAATGTATAAAAAATTAATATCTTATGTTATAAAACGACCTGGTGAAATTACAAAAAATCATACTAGGAACATGTGCAACACTTTATAAGAAACAATTTGGAAACGCATTCAATACGAAAGGAGGGATAACTGATGAGTATTAAATCACGTTCATCTACTCCAAGATTTTAATTTTAGGAGGTGGGAAATTTGTACTAAGTGTAAGAATTGTCGCTGTGCATAATTAAAAAAAGGGGAGCATGTTATGTTAAAAACTAAAAAATTGTTTTTGCTGTTAGTACTTCTACTTGCGTTCAATATAGTTC encodes:
- a CDS encoding LacI family DNA-binding transcriptional regulator; the encoded protein is MVTIYDIAKLANVSPMTVSRVINNTGNTSEAIREKVNKAIDELEYIPNSSARSLTLKESKLLTLLISDIANPFFTKLARGAEDKARELGYQLMLCNTDENIEKEKEYINVIISTGADGVLFSPANNSSSKHIKLFNKHKIPFVLVDRDIPKTKVDKVLGDNYAGTKLLLNHLFECGHKRIALINGPNNVFTAIARKEAYKEVHQLLGLTVNEELMYELHYNRNNDAEHIVMKLLNLPKNKRPTALFASNNSIAIDMVKALHALNINVPDEISVVCFDDLDPNSAINPFLTVVMQPAYDFGYIGTQLLIDRIKNNSSSNKHREVILKPEFLLRDSTKSIVDR